In one Rhinopithecus roxellana isolate Shanxi Qingling chromosome 1, ASM756505v1, whole genome shotgun sequence genomic region, the following are encoded:
- the LOC115898359 gene encoding olfactory receptor 5AC1: MAEENKTLVTHFVLQGLTDRPGLQVLLFLVFLVIYLITLVGSLGLMALIWKNPHLHTPMDLFLGSLAFAGACTSFPVTPKMLINFLSKNHMLSLAECATQFYLFGSNATTECFLLVVMAYDRYVAICNPLLYPVVMSNSLCTQFTGVSYFIGFLHSVIHVGLLFRLTFCRSTIIHYFYCEILQLFKISCTNPTVNILLIFIFSAFIQVFTFMTLIVSYSYILSAILKKKSEKGRSKAFSTCNAHLLSVSLFYGTLFFMYVGPRSGSAADQDKVYSLFYTIIIPLLNPFIYSLRNKEVIDALRRITKK, translated from the coding sequence ATGGCTGAAGAAAATAAGACTCTGGTGACTCACTTTGTCCTCCAGGGGCTTACAGATCGTCCAGGGCTGCAGGTGCTCCTGTTCCTGGTGTTCCTGGTGATCTACCTCATCACCCTGGTGGGCAGCCTTGGCCTAATGGCTCTCATCTGGAAGAACCCCCACCTTCACACCCCCATGGACTTATTTCTTGGCAGTTTAGCCTTTGCAGGTGCATGCACTTCATTCCCTGTGACTCCTAAGATGCTTATCAATTTTTTATCAAAGAATCATATGCTATCCCTGGCTGAGTGTGCCACCCAATTTTACCTTTTTGGTTCCAATGCAACCACAGAATGCTTCCTGCTGGTAGTGATGGCCTATGACCGCTATGTAGCCATATGCAATCCCTTGCTTTATCCAGTGGTGATGTCCAATAGCCTCTGTACTCAGTTTACAGGTGTTTcatattttattggttttctgCATTCAGTGATTCATGTGGGTTTGTTATTTAGATTAACTTTCTGCAGGTCCACTATTATACATTATTTCTACTGTGAAATTTTACAGCTGTTCAAAATTTCTTGCACCAACCCTACAGTTAATATACTTCTGATTTTCATCTTTTCAGCATTTATACAAGTCTTCACTTTTATGACTCTTATCGTCTCTTACTCCTATATTCTCTCTGCCATCCTGAAAAAGAAGTCTGAGAAGGGTAGAAGCAAAGCTTTCTCCACTTGCAATGCCcacctgctttctgtctctttgttctACGGCACTCTCTTCTTCATGTATGTAGGTCCTAGGTCTGGATCAGCTGCAGATCAGGACAAAGTGTATTCTTTATTTTACACAATAATAATTCCTTTACTAAATCCTTTTATTTACAGCCTGAGAAACAAAGAGGTTATAGATGCCCTGAGAAGAATCACGAAGAAATAA